One genomic segment of Anser cygnoides isolate HZ-2024a breed goose chromosome 20, Taihu_goose_T2T_genome, whole genome shotgun sequence includes these proteins:
- the ADGRD2 gene encoding adhesion G-protein coupled receptor D2 isoform X3, with the protein MFRRDSRSDSWFFSFLVGSLSRSFLVFAAPAENQTSKGFAPVTIETSRHMYEYVATALDWWHADRYCDQRFAQLLFEPPDSEQASFSQLLQSHHIKGSLWLNDRDGVLHKPKRRRDHVVPVLVFKDKTDTKYVKVLSDFPELPAVTACAHLQWDTRTQEIATIFSYAVPAFINEFQLRGFVDEEGFVRFALIVHGHHSPYLPVFRADGQWHHFCVTWQQENGTWAIYADGKRRASASGLCAAGLAAPQAIYGQGTFIIGQDQDSLGGTFRAKESFSGNITDLHIWQKVLSAEQIEKVRSCWMVEQELVFGWSSNALEVESTIQEVTAQFLCPGPVEECRVFEVGSSGFRYMPCLQSLPFICRYRKDAYWQLKKAQLESSHSLVSRVNALAERTVIPENIFRSDVRDMNLSVALGALDVLAAVLREGEAPVEPSDLLAVLLLLKQVSNVEVQEGEELKILEQLSQYYVEVTELILEEHNIETWSSVSQVIRGPMAVVELCDRMVSLLAPLLTAGRTKITIQHRNVGMEVRKLELSRPDLSSEAYLIQSPEKDRPDLIEVPEEEMQRLKAKGLRRVTVKNMWFGYGSLQRCLTGHGSATASQDMAASDRGQKYLRTAVGTAVISAALLSDDQEISTSVRYRLQHRIEDLPDKPPGPICAFWNFSLSPDAGGMWSTAGCSVVTSLPDSTACFCNHTTNFAVLLQVYEMQRTTKEEITLQTLTFIGCGVSFCALIATFILFLAVGVPKSERTTVHKNLIFALAAAEALLMFSELAKTNQVVCFMVTAFLHLFFMAAFSWMLVEGLLLWSKVVAVNMSEDRRMKFYYLTGWGLPAVIVAVTLATSFNKYVADSRCWLNVQTNVIWAFVGPVLFILAVNTFVLFRVVMVTVSSARRRSKMLTPNSSLENQIGIQIWATAKPILVLLPVLGLTWVCGVLVHLSIVWAYVFIVLNSLQGVYIFLVYAIYNSEVRNAIQRMKDKKKALSFTNCSHPINYLSSPRNTTSWETGKLSPSAAERALSSPVQKDPPVKNITNKGNFGAKIPMGISSIMSPERPAVELTAFKSSVSKQGMLRLFSRRCHPEALQLSSPQWTHEQGRNGGTQE; encoded by the exons ATGTTTAGGAGAGACTCAAGATCTGATTCTTGGTTCTTCAGCTTTCTG GTTGGTAGTCTGTCCAGAAGTTTCTTAGTCTTTGCAGCCCCTGCTGAGAATCAGACTTCTAAAG GCTTTGCTCCTGTCACGATAGAGACCTCAAGACACATGTACGAATATGTGGCCACTGCTTTGGACTGGTGGCATGCAGACAGATACTGTGACCAGCGCTTTGCCCAGTTGCTTTTTGAACCCCCAGACAGTGAGCAAGCTTCCTTCAGCCAACTGCTGCAGTCCCACCACATCAAAGGTTCCCTCTGGCTGAACGACAGGGATGGTGTCCTGCACAAGCCAAAACGGAGAC GGGACCATGTCGTACCAGTCCTGGTgttcaaagacaaaacagacacaaaataCGTGAAGGTGCTTTCTGACTTCCCAGAACTGCCTGCTGTCACAGCCTGTGCCCACCTCCAGTGGGACACCAGGACCCAGGAGATCGCCACCATCTTCTCCTATGCCGTGCCAGCTTTTATTAATGAATTCCAGCTCCGTGGCTTTGTCGATGAGGAAGGCTTTGTTCGATTTGCTCTCATTGTCCACGGGCACCATTCCCCATACCTGCCTGTGTTCCGTGCTGATGGACAGTGGCATCACTTCTGTGTGACCTGGCAGCAGGAAAATGGGACCTGGGCCATCTACGCCGATGGTAAAAGGAGGGCGTCTGCCAGCGGTCTGTGTGCTGCGGGGCTGGCTGCCCCCCAGGCCATCTACGGCCAGGGCACTTTCATAATCGGTCAGGATCAAGATTCCCTGGGGGGCACCTTCAGGGCAAAAGAGTCCTTCAGTGGGAACATCACAGACTTGCACATCTGGCAGAAAGTCCTGAGTGCGGAGCAGATTGAGAAAGTTCGGTCGTGCTGGATGGTAGAACAAGAGCTTGTATTTGGGTGGAGCTCAAATGCTCTGGAGGTTGAAAGCACCATCCAGGAGGTGACCGCACAGTTTCTTTGCCCAG GGCCTGTTGAGGAATGCCGAGTTTTTGAAGTTGGCAGCAGTGGATTCCGCTACATGCCTTGTTTGCAGTCTTTGCCTTTTATCTGTCGCTACAGAAAGG ATGCATATTGGCAACTGAAAAAAGCTCAGCTGGAATCCAGCCACTCGCTTGTCAGCCGTGTGAACGCGCTTGCAGAGAGGACTGTG ATCCCCGAGAACATCTTCAGGAGTGATGTCCGAGACATGAACCTCTCCGTCGCTCTTGGTGCTCTTGATGTCCTGGCAGCTGTTCTGAGGGAAGGAGAGGCACCGGTGGAGCCCTCGGACCTGCTTGCGGTGCTTCTGTTACTAAAGCAAGTTTCCAATGTGGAAGtccaggagggagaggagctgaAGATATTGGAGCAACTGAGCCAATATTATGTGGAAGTGACCGAGTTAATCCTGGAAGAGCACAATATTGAAACGTGGTCATCAGTCAGCCAG GTTATCAGAGGGCCTATGGCTGTTGTTGAGCTCTGCGACAGAATGGTGTCACTCCTAGCCCCACTGCTGACCGCAGGGAGGACAAAGATCACAATTCAGCACAGGAATGTTG GGATGGAGGTCAGGAAGCTGGAACTGAGCAGGCCAGACCTGAGCAGTGAGGCATACCTGATCCAGAGCCCCGAAAAAGACAGGCCTGACCTCATTGAAGTTCCCGAGGAAGAGATGCAAAGGCTGAAAGCCAAAG GTCTCCGCAGGGTCACGGTGAAGAACATGTGGTTTGGCTACGGCTCCCTCCAGCGCTGCCTGACCGGCCACGGCAGCGCCACGGCCTCCCAGGACATGGCTGCCTCCGACAGAGGACAGAA GTACCTGCGCACCGCGGTGGGCACCGCCGTCATTTCGGCCGCTCTGCTCAGCGACGACCAGGAGATAAGCACGTCTGTGCGCTACCGCCTGCAGCACCGCATCGAG GATCTGCCCGACAAGCCGCCGGGGCCCATCTGTGCCTTCTGGAACTTCAGCCTCAG CCCAGATGCTGGCGGGATGTGGTCGACAGCTGGCTGCTCTGTGGTGACTTCTCTCCCGGACTCCACTGCCTGTTTCTGCAACCACACCACAAActttgcagtgctgctgcaagTGTACGAGATGCAG AGGACCACCAAGGAGGAGATCACACTACAGACCTTGACTTTTATTGgatgtggagtttccttctgtGCCCTGATTGCtacctttattttattcttggcAGTTGG TGTCCCCAAGAGTGAGCGAACAACTGTGCACAAGAACCTCATCTTTGCCTTAGCTGCAGCAGAAGCTCTGCTCATGTTCAGTGAACTGGCCAAGACCAACCAG gTGGTGTGTTTCATGGTCACTGCCTTCCTTCATCTCTTCTTCATGGCAGCCTTTTCGTGGATGCTGGTAGAGGGACTTCTCCTGTGGAGCAAAGTGGTAGCAGTCAACATGAGTGAAGACAGGAGAATGAAGTTCTACTATTTGACAGGCTGGG GCCTTCCAGCCGTTATCGTGGCTGTGACCCTTGCGACTTCCTTTAACAAGTACGTGGCAGACAGCCGCTGCTGGCTGAACGTTCAGACCAATGTCATCTGGGCCTTTGTCGGGCCGGTTCTCTTCATCCTGGCA GTGAATACTTTTGTGCTTTTCCGGGTGGTGATGGTGACTGTGTCCAGTGCTCGCAGGAGATCAAAGATGCTGACGCCCAACAGCAGCCTGGAAAACCAGATCGGAATACAGATTTG GGCCACAGCCAAGCCCATCTTGGTGCTGCTGCCCGTGCTGGGGCTGACATGGGTGTGTGGGGTCCTTGTCCACCTCAGCATCGTCTGGGCCTATGTCTTCATCGTGCTCAACTCCCTCCAG GGCGTGTATATATTCCTGGTCTATGCAATCTATAACAGCGAG GTgaggaatgccatccagaggatgaaggacaagaagaaagCACTCTCATTCACA AACTGCTCTCATCCCATCAACTACTTATCAAGTCCAAGAAACACGACCTCCTGGGAGACCGGGAAACTGAGTCCTTCTGCAGCTGAGCGTGCCTTGTCGAGCCCTGTGCAGAAAGACCCACCAGTGAAGAACATCACCAACAAAG GCAACTTTGGAGCCAAAATTCCCATGGGGATTTCATCAATTATGTCACCAGAGAGACCG GCCGTGGAGCTGACAGCATTCAAATCCTCAG TGTCTAAGCAGGGCATGCTTAGACTATTTTCGAGAAGATGCCACCCAGAAGCATTACAGCTTTCCTCCCCACAGTGGACACATGAGCAAGGCAGAAACGGTGGCACCCAGGAATAA